A DNA window from Hemibagrus wyckioides isolate EC202008001 linkage group LG11, SWU_Hwy_1.0, whole genome shotgun sequence contains the following coding sequences:
- the fgd5b gene encoding FYVE, RhoGEF and PH domain-containing protein 5b isoform X3, which yields MSAELREHYMNPKSQIQARCLPSGQFVQPLPEKCCQNQGSKPSIFSKARSSPKLGNGLNNYLKRHTKQNLNLAKAEQHLLKNHRKEVRTQWEESRLTEDVEQKPWKDIKCKAGSMQWEEFAQADQEEPDSILEHLGCGEELAQGNGLDWQVGLEQRVVFNFHEEQGSVKLLSYSKLKEEMQGVEGLLHMEEERKEVGVNGKTRPIVTPIDSMSSSTYSFRKQLLYKDGMNRNKTRAPVMSDKTYNNDVFTKQKFLNGFYPNNMYINGLNTDALTPDRTDIVTMFPEVCDAGEALADADGFSECDLLEHIEPSWKSGVKDVGDCGETVMLSVEEESENLCESLSTFSEEGSEAVEEQEQKEEVKNLLLSRNSHSDPTVYPISEKEAEILSEFSDHCFSSFCSSESEVTSDEVESTETRQTLEIAQDGSETEQHVSSEFKAGDYNTPCIPSVSSIVSLQPEESQQMQEYCRDGQEVERADILTKMLEEHVYEETEPNIQTTDFLQTRKYLMTRSISVETPRLDPLSTTISGKGRLMLHPQSYYTRHNYLGDSLPALTGSLGCLSPGRPSRPPLDIPPPFELSSITRRPIRKSTPALQSDVTACNRKLDIGLKRYFLPLRFLRKPERRTDSRSVSSRSSSESSPQGSCRRLNLVRQCTESPELHRAHDRSVPSSPSSLRLQKTMHRQGVSTVLDNNFGSASPSSWDMLRVESDDLIHSLFVQPFPLSKPRSFSSPNVDSSIYENVLNTSPHYENVQVRLLSPSNQNQRNQSSATDTDGYVDMSSLPSFQSKSSANEQETESAYTICSPMVRSDGTVSVSVGVVCTKDEEKKASERVTVNCSRTFYIVKELLDSETQHVKTLKLLNETVGAEKPLMRLWNELPAISSLHQDLHTELESRIKEWDQKEGIADVFLAKKSEFSVFPSFISQHDSKVRTMEQMENTQLDISALKQQLLQVIVRVLQYSMILTDYKNNLSQGSREYEDTQAALVMVSDVADQAKTSLKNGADLLHLVNIEHSVQGLKNLLQPGRVFVKEGTLMKVSRKCKQPRHLFLMSDIMLYTYPQQDGKYRLINTLSLTGMEVTRHLIENTQNALKIEVKDISITLLASSSIERDDWFVALNRTVADLGSLLIEPPGCFEVREKSGVCLGENAPPLVSVSQVAVCMNCPVHFSLTHRRHHCHACGKVVCRDCCRNKVPLKYMKNRRAKVCDKCYSELCKNEGDVAMLMESSSRPLSTVFQNIHPSSLWRSRKGHLSFNQVTGSEGEMSGTLQRSRNSKRSWKSLWFLLKDKVLYTYPQPEERVACESLPLLGFSVKSENEGESSVFQLYHHTTLYYTFKAQDTHTAQRWVSAMEEATVL from the exons ATGAGTGCAG AATTACGGGAGCATTACATGAATCCCAAGTCCCAGATCCAAGCCCGGTGTCTTCCCAGTGGGCAATTTGTTCAGCCATTGCCTGAAAAATGCTGCCAGAATCAAGGAAGTAAACCATCTATTTTCTCCAAAGCAAGATCAAGCCCAAAGCTGGGTAATGGTTTAAATAATTACTTGAAGAgacacactaaacaaaacctaAATCTTGCTAAAGCAGAACAGCACCTACTGAAAAACCATAGGAAGGAGGTACGGACACAATGGGAGGAATCACGACTGACAGAGGATGTGGAACAAAAACCATGGAAAGACATAAAATGTAAAGCGGGGTCTATGCAATGGGAGGAGTTTGCACAAGCAGATCAGGAAGAACCGGACAGTATACTAGAACACTTGGGCTGTGGGGAGGAGCTGGCACAGGGGAATGGGTTAGATTGGCAGGTGGGTTTAGAACAGAGGGTGGTATTTAACTTCCATGAAGAACAAGGTTCAGTGAAGCTTCTCTCCTACAGTAAATTGAAGGAGGAAATGCAAGGAGTGGAGGGACTGCTACATATGgaagaggaaaggaaggaagtcGGTGTGAATGGTAAAACAAGACCAATTGTGACACCTATTGATTCCATGAGCTCATCTACATACTCATTTCGTAAGCAACTATTGTACAAAGATGGAATGAATCGAAACAAAACTAGGGCACCAGTAATGTCTGACAAAACATATAACAATGATGTATTCACCAAGCAAAAATTTCTAAATGGATTTTACCCAAATAATATGTACATAAATGGACTCAACACAGATGCTTTGACCCCAGACCGAACTGACATTGTCACCATGTTCCCCGAGGTGTGTGATGCAGGTGAGGCATTGGCAGATGCTGATGGCTTTTCAGAGTGTGATCTCTTAGAACATATTGAACCCTCTTGGAAGTCAGGGGTTAAAGATGTGGGCGACTGTGGAGAGACAGTAATGCTGTCTGTGGAAGAGGAGTCAGAGAACCTTTGTGAATCACTATCTACTTTTAGCGAGGAGGGCAGTGAAGCAGTAGAGGAACAGGAACAAAAGGAGGAGGTGAAAAATCTTTTATTGTCTAGAAATTCTCATTCAGACCCAACAGTTTATCCAATATCTGAGAAAGAAGCTGAAATACTCTCTGAGTTTTCTGATCATTGCTTCTCTTCATTTTGCTCATCTGAGTCTGAAGTGACTTCAGATGAAGTGGAAAGCACAGAGACCAGACAAACGCTTGAAATTGCTCAGGATGGGTCAGAAACTGAACAGCATGTATCATCTGAGTTCAAAGCAGGGGACTACAATACACCTTGTATACCAAGTGTCTCTTCCATTGTCTCTCTACAACCTGAAGAGTCACAGCAGATGCAAGAGTACTGTCGTGATGGACAAGAGGTAGAAAGAGCAGACATTCTAACGAAGATGTTAGAAGAGCATGTGTATGAAGAAACTGAGCCAAATATCCAAACCACAGACTTTTTGCAGACCAGGAAGTATTTAATGACACGTTCTATATCTGTGGAAACCCCCAGACTGGATCCATTGAGTACCACAATATCAGGAAAAGGACGATTAATGCTACACCCGCAGTCGTACTACACACGACATAATTACCTTGGAGATAGTTTGCCTGCTTTGACAGGTTCGTTAGGATGCCTCTCTCCAGGACGTCCTTCCCGCCCTCCTCTTGACATACCACCTCCTTTTGAGCTGTCTTCCATCACAAGGCGACCAATCCGAAAGAGTACACCTGCTCTGCAAAGTGATGTGACTGCCTGCAACAGGAAACTTGACATTGGCCTTAAACGTTACTTCTTACCATTACGGTTTCTGAGGAAACCTGAAAGAAGGACAGATAGTCGCTCAGTGTCATCTAGGTCCTCTTCAGAGTCAAGTCCACAGGGCTCTTGCCGGAGGTTAAATTTAGTAAGGCAATGTACCGAAAGCCCTGAGCTTCACAGGGCACATGACCGTTCAGTGCCATCATCCCCATCTTCTCTTCGTTTACAGAAGACCATGCATAGGCAAGGTGTGAGCACTGTTTTGGATAACAATTTTGGGTCAGCTAGTCCAAGCTCATGGGATATGTTAAGAGTGGAGTCCGATGATTTGATCCACTCCCTTTTTGTACAGCCCTTCCCCCTTTCCAAACCTCGGTCTTTCTCTTCCCCCAACGTGGACTCGTCAATTTATGAGAATGTTTTAAACACAAGTCCCCATTATGAAAATGTGCAGGTTCGCCTCTTATCACCCTCCAATCAGAATCAACGAAACCAGAGTTCGGCCACTGACACTGATGGTTATGTGGATATGAGCAGCCTACCAAGCTTTCAGAGCAAGAGCTCAGCAAAcgagcaagagacagagag TGCTTACACAATTTGCTCGCCTATGGTGAGGTCAGATGGAACGGTGAGCGTATCTGtaggtgttgtgtgtacaaaagatgaggaaaaaaaagcatctgaAAGAGTG ACTGTTAATTGTTCTAGAACATTTTACATTGTGAAAGAGCTGCTGGACAGTGAGACACA gCATGTAAAGACTTTAAAGCTTCTAAATGAG ACTGTAGGTGCAGAGAAGCCGCTGATGAGACTTTGGAATGAATTACCTGCAATTTCTTCACTCCACCAAGACCTTCACACTGAACTGGAAAGCCGCATTAAAGAGTG GGATCAGAAGGAAGGCATCGCTGACGTCTTTTTGGCCAAGAAATCAGAGTTTTCGGTTTTCCCTTCCTTTATTAGCCAGCATGACTCCAAAGTGAGGACTATGGAGCAGATGGAGAACACA CAGCTGGACATCAGTGCTCTCAAACAGCAGTTGCTGCAAGTGATAGTGCGAGTCCTACAATACAGCATGATCCTAACAG ATTACAAAAATAATCTCTCACAAGGCTCCAGAGAGTATGAGGATACACAAG CTGCTCTGGTCATGGTCTCAGATGTAGCTGATCAGGCGAAGACGAGCCTCAAGAATGGA GCAGATCTTCTGCATCTGGTCAATATCGAGCATAGTGTTCAGGGATTAAAGAACCTGCTTCAGCCTGGGAGG gtgtttgtGAAAGAGGGAACCCTGATGAAGGTCAGCAGGAAGTGCAAACAGCCACGTCACCTATTCTTG ATGAGTGATATAATGCTTTACACGTACCCCCAACAAGATGGCAAATACAGACTCATTAACACTTTATCACTGACAGGGATGGAG GTTACTAGACATTTGATTGAAAATACGCAGAATGCCTTGAAGATTGAAGTGAAAGACATTAGTATCACGTTGTTAGCaag CTCTTCTATTGAGAGGGATGATTGGTTTGTTGCACTGAATCGGACAGTAGCTGATCTTGGCTCATTATTGATAGAACCTCCTGGCTGTTTTGAG GTTAGAGAGAAGTCAGGGGTGTGTCTCGGGGAGAACGCACCACCTCTGGTCTCCGTTTCCCAGGTAGCAGTGTGTATGAACTGCCCCGTCCATTTCAGCCTCACACACCGGAGGCATCACTGCCATGCCTGTGGCAag GTTGTGTGCAGAGACTGCTGTAGAAACAAAGTCCCTCTGAAATACATGAAGAACAGACGAGCCAAAGTGTGTGATAAGTGCTACAGTGAGCTTTGCAAGAATG AAGGTGATGTCGCCATGCTAATGGAAAGCTCCAGTCGGCCACTGTCTACGGTTTTCCAGAACATTCACCCATCCAGTTTGTGGAGGAGTCGCAAAGGCCACTTATCCTTCAACCAG
- the fgd5b gene encoding FYVE, RhoGEF and PH domain-containing protein 5b isoform X1, protein MSAELREHYMNPKSQIQARCLPSGQFVQPLPEKCCQNQGSKPSIFSKARSSPKLGNGLNNYLKRHTKQNLNLAKAEQHLLKNHRKEVRTQWEESRLTEDVEQKPWKDIKCKAGSMQWEEFAQADQEEPDSILEHLGCGEELAQGNGLDWQVGLEQRVVFNFHEEQGSVKLLSYSKLKEEMQGVEGLLHMEEERKEVGVNGKTRPIVTPIDSMSSSTYSFRKQLLYKDGMNRNKTRAPVMSDKTYNNDVFTKQKFLNGFYPNNMYINGLNTDALTPDRTDIVTMFPEVCDAGEALADADGFSECDLLEHIEPSWKSGVKDVGDCGETVMLSVEEESENLCESLSTFSEEGSEAVEEQEQKEEVKNLLLSRNSHSDPTVYPISEKEAEILSEFSDHCFSSFCSSESEVTSDEVESTETRQTLEIAQDGSETEQHVSSEFKAGDYNTPCIPSVSSIVSLQPEESQQMQEYCRDGQEVERADILTKMLEEHVYEETEPNIQTTDFLQTRKYLMTRSISVETPRLDPLSTTISGKGRLMLHPQSYYTRHNYLGDSLPALTGSLGCLSPGRPSRPPLDIPPPFELSSITRRPIRKSTPALQSDVTACNRKLDIGLKRYFLPLRFLRKPERRTDSRSVSSRSSSESSPQGSCRRLNLVRQCTESPELHRAHDRSVPSSPSSLRLQKTMHRQGVSTVLDNNFGSASPSSWDMLRVESDDLIHSLFVQPFPLSKPRSFSSPNVDSSIYENVLNTSPHYENVQVRLLSPSNQNQRNQSSATDTDGYVDMSSLPSFQSKSSANEQETESAYTICSPMVRSDGTVSVSVGVVCTKDEEKKASERVTVNCSRTFYIVKELLDSETQHVKTLKLLNETVGAEKPLMRLWNELPAISSLHQDLHTELESRIKEWDQKEGIADVFLAKKSEFSVFPSFISQHDSKVRTMEQMENTQLDISALKQQLLQVIVRVLQYSMILTDYKNNLSQGSREYEDTQAALVMVSDVADQAKTSLKNGVSCMRWADLLHLVNIEHSVQGLKNLLQPGRVFVKEGTLMKVSRKCKQPRHLFLMSDIMLYTYPQQDGKYRLINTLSLTGMEVTRHLIENTQNALKIEVKDISITLLASSSIERDDWFVALNRTVADLGSLLIEPPGCFEVREKSGVCLGENAPPLVSVSQVAVCMNCPVHFSLTHRRHHCHACGKVVCRDCCRNKVPLKYMKNRRAKVCDKCYSELCKNEGDVAMLMESSSRPLSTVFQNIHPSSLWRSRKGHLSFNQVTGSEGEMSGTLQRSRNSKRSWKSLWFLLKDKVLYTYPQPEERVACESLPLLGFSVKSENEGESSVFQLYHHTTLYYTFKAQDTHTAQRWVSAMEEATVL, encoded by the exons ATGAGTGCAG AATTACGGGAGCATTACATGAATCCCAAGTCCCAGATCCAAGCCCGGTGTCTTCCCAGTGGGCAATTTGTTCAGCCATTGCCTGAAAAATGCTGCCAGAATCAAGGAAGTAAACCATCTATTTTCTCCAAAGCAAGATCAAGCCCAAAGCTGGGTAATGGTTTAAATAATTACTTGAAGAgacacactaaacaaaacctaAATCTTGCTAAAGCAGAACAGCACCTACTGAAAAACCATAGGAAGGAGGTACGGACACAATGGGAGGAATCACGACTGACAGAGGATGTGGAACAAAAACCATGGAAAGACATAAAATGTAAAGCGGGGTCTATGCAATGGGAGGAGTTTGCACAAGCAGATCAGGAAGAACCGGACAGTATACTAGAACACTTGGGCTGTGGGGAGGAGCTGGCACAGGGGAATGGGTTAGATTGGCAGGTGGGTTTAGAACAGAGGGTGGTATTTAACTTCCATGAAGAACAAGGTTCAGTGAAGCTTCTCTCCTACAGTAAATTGAAGGAGGAAATGCAAGGAGTGGAGGGACTGCTACATATGgaagaggaaaggaaggaagtcGGTGTGAATGGTAAAACAAGACCAATTGTGACACCTATTGATTCCATGAGCTCATCTACATACTCATTTCGTAAGCAACTATTGTACAAAGATGGAATGAATCGAAACAAAACTAGGGCACCAGTAATGTCTGACAAAACATATAACAATGATGTATTCACCAAGCAAAAATTTCTAAATGGATTTTACCCAAATAATATGTACATAAATGGACTCAACACAGATGCTTTGACCCCAGACCGAACTGACATTGTCACCATGTTCCCCGAGGTGTGTGATGCAGGTGAGGCATTGGCAGATGCTGATGGCTTTTCAGAGTGTGATCTCTTAGAACATATTGAACCCTCTTGGAAGTCAGGGGTTAAAGATGTGGGCGACTGTGGAGAGACAGTAATGCTGTCTGTGGAAGAGGAGTCAGAGAACCTTTGTGAATCACTATCTACTTTTAGCGAGGAGGGCAGTGAAGCAGTAGAGGAACAGGAACAAAAGGAGGAGGTGAAAAATCTTTTATTGTCTAGAAATTCTCATTCAGACCCAACAGTTTATCCAATATCTGAGAAAGAAGCTGAAATACTCTCTGAGTTTTCTGATCATTGCTTCTCTTCATTTTGCTCATCTGAGTCTGAAGTGACTTCAGATGAAGTGGAAAGCACAGAGACCAGACAAACGCTTGAAATTGCTCAGGATGGGTCAGAAACTGAACAGCATGTATCATCTGAGTTCAAAGCAGGGGACTACAATACACCTTGTATACCAAGTGTCTCTTCCATTGTCTCTCTACAACCTGAAGAGTCACAGCAGATGCAAGAGTACTGTCGTGATGGACAAGAGGTAGAAAGAGCAGACATTCTAACGAAGATGTTAGAAGAGCATGTGTATGAAGAAACTGAGCCAAATATCCAAACCACAGACTTTTTGCAGACCAGGAAGTATTTAATGACACGTTCTATATCTGTGGAAACCCCCAGACTGGATCCATTGAGTACCACAATATCAGGAAAAGGACGATTAATGCTACACCCGCAGTCGTACTACACACGACATAATTACCTTGGAGATAGTTTGCCTGCTTTGACAGGTTCGTTAGGATGCCTCTCTCCAGGACGTCCTTCCCGCCCTCCTCTTGACATACCACCTCCTTTTGAGCTGTCTTCCATCACAAGGCGACCAATCCGAAAGAGTACACCTGCTCTGCAAAGTGATGTGACTGCCTGCAACAGGAAACTTGACATTGGCCTTAAACGTTACTTCTTACCATTACGGTTTCTGAGGAAACCTGAAAGAAGGACAGATAGTCGCTCAGTGTCATCTAGGTCCTCTTCAGAGTCAAGTCCACAGGGCTCTTGCCGGAGGTTAAATTTAGTAAGGCAATGTACCGAAAGCCCTGAGCTTCACAGGGCACATGACCGTTCAGTGCCATCATCCCCATCTTCTCTTCGTTTACAGAAGACCATGCATAGGCAAGGTGTGAGCACTGTTTTGGATAACAATTTTGGGTCAGCTAGTCCAAGCTCATGGGATATGTTAAGAGTGGAGTCCGATGATTTGATCCACTCCCTTTTTGTACAGCCCTTCCCCCTTTCCAAACCTCGGTCTTTCTCTTCCCCCAACGTGGACTCGTCAATTTATGAGAATGTTTTAAACACAAGTCCCCATTATGAAAATGTGCAGGTTCGCCTCTTATCACCCTCCAATCAGAATCAACGAAACCAGAGTTCGGCCACTGACACTGATGGTTATGTGGATATGAGCAGCCTACCAAGCTTTCAGAGCAAGAGCTCAGCAAAcgagcaagagacagagag TGCTTACACAATTTGCTCGCCTATGGTGAGGTCAGATGGAACGGTGAGCGTATCTGtaggtgttgtgtgtacaaaagatgaggaaaaaaaagcatctgaAAGAGTG ACTGTTAATTGTTCTAGAACATTTTACATTGTGAAAGAGCTGCTGGACAGTGAGACACA gCATGTAAAGACTTTAAAGCTTCTAAATGAG ACTGTAGGTGCAGAGAAGCCGCTGATGAGACTTTGGAATGAATTACCTGCAATTTCTTCACTCCACCAAGACCTTCACACTGAACTGGAAAGCCGCATTAAAGAGTG GGATCAGAAGGAAGGCATCGCTGACGTCTTTTTGGCCAAGAAATCAGAGTTTTCGGTTTTCCCTTCCTTTATTAGCCAGCATGACTCCAAAGTGAGGACTATGGAGCAGATGGAGAACACA CAGCTGGACATCAGTGCTCTCAAACAGCAGTTGCTGCAAGTGATAGTGCGAGTCCTACAATACAGCATGATCCTAACAG ATTACAAAAATAATCTCTCACAAGGCTCCAGAGAGTATGAGGATACACAAG CTGCTCTGGTCATGGTCTCAGATGTAGCTGATCAGGCGAAGACGAGCCTCAAGAATGGAGTGAGTTGCATGCGCTGG GCAGATCTTCTGCATCTGGTCAATATCGAGCATAGTGTTCAGGGATTAAAGAACCTGCTTCAGCCTGGGAGG gtgtttgtGAAAGAGGGAACCCTGATGAAGGTCAGCAGGAAGTGCAAACAGCCACGTCACCTATTCTTG ATGAGTGATATAATGCTTTACACGTACCCCCAACAAGATGGCAAATACAGACTCATTAACACTTTATCACTGACAGGGATGGAG GTTACTAGACATTTGATTGAAAATACGCAGAATGCCTTGAAGATTGAAGTGAAAGACATTAGTATCACGTTGTTAGCaag CTCTTCTATTGAGAGGGATGATTGGTTTGTTGCACTGAATCGGACAGTAGCTGATCTTGGCTCATTATTGATAGAACCTCCTGGCTGTTTTGAG GTTAGAGAGAAGTCAGGGGTGTGTCTCGGGGAGAACGCACCACCTCTGGTCTCCGTTTCCCAGGTAGCAGTGTGTATGAACTGCCCCGTCCATTTCAGCCTCACACACCGGAGGCATCACTGCCATGCCTGTGGCAag GTTGTGTGCAGAGACTGCTGTAGAAACAAAGTCCCTCTGAAATACATGAAGAACAGACGAGCCAAAGTGTGTGATAAGTGCTACAGTGAGCTTTGCAAGAATG AAGGTGATGTCGCCATGCTAATGGAAAGCTCCAGTCGGCCACTGTCTACGGTTTTCCAGAACATTCACCCATCCAGTTTGTGGAGGAGTCGCAAAGGCCACTTATCCTTCAACCAG